In Polaribacter sp. L3A8, a genomic segment contains:
- a CDS encoding pyridoxamine 5'-phosphate oxidase family protein gives MSKFYTKLTTRLQKFIEAQKIFFVATAPISGRINLSPKGMDSFRVVSENRVLWLNVTGSGNETAAHLLENDRITIMFCAFEGAPNILRLYGKGKEIKEGDTTWNELITLFPETPGTRQIFDITIASAQTSCGMSIPFMEYKGERNQLNDWATAQGKEGIAQYWQDKNQTSIDGLPTKILD, from the coding sequence ATGTCTAAATTCTACACAAAACTAACAACTAGACTTCAAAAATTTATTGAAGCACAAAAAATATTCTTTGTTGCTACTGCTCCTATTTCTGGTAGAATTAATCTATCACCAAAAGGAATGGATTCTTTTAGAGTTGTAAGTGAAAACCGGGTTTTATGGTTAAATGTTACTGGAAGTGGAAACGAAACTGCTGCTCATTTATTAGAAAACGACAGAATTACCATTATGTTTTGTGCTTTTGAAGGTGCACCAAATATTTTGCGTTTGTACGGAAAAGGGAAAGAAATTAAAGAAGGTGATACTACTTGGAATGAGTTAATTACGCTGTTTCCAGAAACTCCAGGAACACGTCAGATTTTTGATATTACTATAGCATCTGCACAAACTTCTTGCGGAATGTCTATTCCGTTTATGGAATATAAAGGAGAAAGAAACCAATTAAATGATTGGGCTACAGCGCAAGGTAAAGAAGGTATAGCACAATACTGGCAAGATAAAAACCAAACCAGTATTGATGGTTTACCAACTAAAATTTTAGACTAA
- a CDS encoding efflux transporter outer membrane subunit, whose translation MISIIKNKNLQKGVVLAVMAFTLQSCFVAKEYTRPEVTETENLYRTDNLPSDSISMADVSWKTLFTDTYLQQYIEEGLQNNMDIRIAIQQIVAAEAYAKQGKAGYLPTLSVGPNLTHQELSKNSQFGSFLTNTSTDQWDVTASLSWEADIWGKIRSNKRATQATFLQSVAGHQAVKTQLISSIASTYYSILALDAQLEITKTSINTRKKGVETIKALKDAGLTNQVAVDQNIAQYNNAKALEVDLEVALFKAENTLSILLGKAPQQIQRSSLDQQTINSEMKLGVASQLLSNRPDVMAAEYGLISAFELTNVARSSLYPSLTLTASGGLQSLDFDKLFNANSLFANIVGGLTQPIFNKRKLKTQKEVAIAQQEQALLKFKKTLLVAGNEVSNALYSYNSENKKYEFLQNEVEALRKAEKNSEELLKNGYATYLDLLTARQSALSSEIKVIGSKLQQLQSVVNLYEALGGGLK comes from the coding sequence ATGATATCAATTATAAAAAACAAAAACCTTCAAAAAGGAGTCGTTTTAGCTGTAATGGCTTTTACGTTACAAAGTTGTTTTGTTGCAAAAGAGTATACAAGACCAGAAGTTACAGAAACAGAAAACTTGTACAGAACAGATAATTTGCCATCAGATAGTATATCTATGGCAGATGTATCTTGGAAAACCTTGTTTACCGATACCTATTTGCAGCAATACATAGAAGAAGGATTGCAAAACAATATGGATATTAGAATTGCAATACAACAAATAGTTGCAGCCGAAGCCTATGCAAAACAAGGTAAAGCAGGTTATTTACCAACTTTAAGTGTTGGTCCTAACCTTACACATCAAGAATTATCTAAAAACAGTCAGTTTGGTTCATTTTTAACAAATACATCTACAGACCAATGGGATGTTACTGCTTCACTTTCTTGGGAAGCTGATATTTGGGGAAAAATACGTAGTAATAAACGTGCAACACAAGCTACTTTTTTACAAAGTGTAGCTGGTCATCAGGCTGTAAAAACGCAATTGATTTCTAGCATTGCAAGTACATACTACAGTATTTTGGCTTTAGATGCTCAGTTAGAAATTACCAAAACATCTATTAACACAAGAAAAAAAGGAGTAGAAACTATTAAAGCTTTAAAAGACGCAGGTTTAACAAACCAGGTAGCAGTAGATCAAAATATTGCACAATACAATAATGCAAAAGCATTAGAAGTAGATTTAGAAGTGGCTCTTTTTAAAGCAGAAAATACGTTGAGCATTTTATTAGGTAAAGCACCTCAACAAATTCAGAGAAGTAGTTTAGACCAACAAACCATAAATTCTGAAATGAAATTAGGAGTTGCTTCTCAATTATTAAGTAATCGTCCAGATGTGATGGCTGCAGAATATGGATTAATTAGTGCTTTCGAGTTAACAAATGTTGCTAGAAGTAGTTTATATCCTTCTTTAACCTTAACTGCCTCTGGCGGATTGCAAAGTTTAGATTTTGATAAATTATTTAACGCAAACTCTTTATTTGCTAATATTGTTGGGGGTTTAACACAACCTATTTTTAATAAACGAAAATTAAAAACACAAAAAGAAGTTGCCATTGCACAACAAGAGCAAGCTTTATTAAAGTTTAAAAAAACCTTATTAGTTGCCGGTAACGAAGTTTCTAATGCACTCTATTCTTACAATTCTGAAAACAAAAAGTACGAATTCTTACAAAACGAAGTGGAAGCTTTACGTAAGGCAGAAAAAAATTCTGAAGAATTATTAAAAAACGGATATGCTACTTACCTAGACTTACTAACGGCTAGACAAAGTGCATTAAGTTCAGAAATTAAAGTGATTGGTAGCAAATTACAGCAACTACAATCTGTAGTTAACTTATATGAAGCACTTGGTGGTGGTTTAAAGTAA
- a CDS encoding Na+/H+ antiporter NhaC family protein, which yields MEYGFLSVIPPIVAIILALKTKQVYIALLFGIWFSWLIIEGWNPLAGTLAMIEGMVNVFQSKGNTRTIMFSALVGALLIFIQFSRGVEGFINIINRRLVKLENKKTGYSRIMVQVLATVTGLLLFVETSISSLTVGTLYRPIFDKLGIPREKLAYIADSSSAPSSILIPFNAWGAFIMGLLLTQGIDKPFAMMMSSIKYNFYPLIAIATVFIIIFTKKDFGPMKQAEKRTKETGQLMNEGSTPMVSDEITSFPPKEGIPARAYNMIVPLLTMVLMMPINLVYTGWNEVKESTSTLDHIQQAIGAGSGSSSVLYAVITALLVAIVMYMIQGFLKPKEAINLTLKGISELMPLALLMLLAFAIGDACKVLDTGNYVANVTESWLSPELLPAVVFIVSSFIAFSTGTSWGTFAIMLAISVPMANIHGSDITIIVAATLGGGIFGDHCSPISDTSIISSMASASDHIDHVKTQLPYALVGGVFTVIMYLVIGFFG from the coding sequence ATGGAATATGGATTTCTATCAGTAATACCACCAATTGTGGCCATCATTTTAGCCTTAAAAACCAAACAAGTTTATATTGCGCTATTATTTGGTATTTGGTTTTCTTGGTTAATCATAGAAGGATGGAATCCGTTAGCGGGAACGTTAGCAATGATTGAAGGAATGGTAAACGTTTTTCAGTCTAAAGGAAATACAAGAACCATAATGTTTAGTGCTTTAGTTGGCGCTTTGTTAATCTTTATTCAGTTTTCTAGAGGAGTAGAAGGTTTTATCAATATTATAAATAGAAGATTAGTAAAACTAGAAAATAAAAAAACAGGTTATAGTAGAATAATGGTTCAAGTTTTAGCAACAGTAACAGGTTTATTACTGTTTGTAGAAACAAGTATTAGCTCTTTAACAGTAGGTACTTTGTACCGACCAATTTTCGATAAATTAGGCATTCCAAGAGAAAAATTAGCATACATAGCAGATTCTAGTTCTGCACCATCATCCATATTAATACCTTTTAATGCTTGGGGAGCTTTCATAATGGGCCTTTTATTAACACAAGGTATAGACAAACCTTTTGCAATGATGATGAGTTCTATTAAATATAACTTTTACCCATTAATTGCAATTGCAACTGTTTTCATTATCATTTTTACCAAAAAAGATTTTGGACCGATGAAACAGGCTGAAAAAAGAACCAAAGAAACGGGCCAGTTAATGAACGAAGGTTCTACACCAATGGTTTCAGATGAAATTACATCATTTCCGCCAAAAGAAGGCATTCCTGCAAGAGCATATAATATGATTGTGCCGCTTTTAACCATGGTTTTAATGATGCCAATTAACTTAGTTTACACAGGTTGGAATGAAGTTAAAGAATCCACATCAACCTTAGATCATATACAACAAGCAATTGGTGCAGGTTCTGGTTCTTCATCCGTTTTATATGCTGTAATTACCGCACTTTTAGTGGCAATTGTAATGTATATGATTCAAGGATTTTTAAAACCAAAAGAAGCTATTAATTTAACCTTAAAAGGAATTAGCGAGTTAATGCCATTAGCGTTATTAATGCTGTTAGCATTTGCTATTGGAGACGCTTGTAAAGTATTAGATACAGGAAACTATGTTGCAAATGTTACAGAAAGTTGGTTGTCGCCAGAACTGTTACCAGCGGTTGTTTTTATAGTAAGTTCTTTCATTGCATTTTCTACAGGAACATCTTGGGGAACCTTTGCCATAATGTTGGCAATATCAGTACCTATGGCAAATATTCATGGTTCAGATATTACAATTATTGTTGCAGCAACCTTAGGAGGAGGAATTTTTGGAGACCATTGTTCGCCAATTTCAGACACTTCTATTATCTCTTCCATGGCATCAGCAAGTGACCATATAGACCATGTAAAAACACAATTACCTTATGCTTTGGTTGGCGGTGTATTTACTGTAATTATGTATTTAGTTATTGGTTTTTTTGGGTAG
- a CDS encoding 2OG-Fe(II) oxygenase — MDDLADQDYVVIDDFIDTNLYKEIKNFLFKKIDVFDKAGIGSLNQHTIKKTIRGDKTYWLNKDRDTVLSGFWNLLEETKSTLNRYCYLSLSGQEFHLAHYPSGGYYKRHLDQFEGRNNRMISMIIYLNDNWQAENGGQLEILDKNKKLQLVEPIAKRCVLFKSDKVPHAVLKSFKDRYSLTGWLLYQPTSLGPLLG, encoded by the coding sequence ATGGACGATCTCGCAGACCAAGATTATGTAGTTATTGATGATTTTATAGACACTAACCTTTATAAAGAAATTAAAAACTTCCTTTTTAAAAAAATAGATGTTTTTGATAAAGCAGGTATTGGTTCTCTTAACCAACACACAATAAAAAAAACCATTCGTGGTGATAAAACCTATTGGTTAAATAAAGATAGAGATACGGTTCTTAGTGGTTTTTGGAATTTATTAGAAGAAACTAAAAGCACCTTAAATAGGTATTGTTATCTAAGTTTATCTGGCCAAGAATTTCATTTAGCTCATTATCCTTCTGGAGGTTATTATAAAAGACATTTAGATCAATTTGAAGGTAGAAATAATAGAATGATTTCTATGATTATTTACCTAAATGATAATTGGCAAGCAGAAAATGGTGGACAATTAGAAATTTTAGATAAAAATAAAAAATTACAATTAGTAGAACCTATTGCAAAAAGATGTGTTTTATTTAAAAGTGATAAAGTACCACATGCTGTTTTAAAATCTTTTAAAGACAGGTATAGTTTAACAGGTTGGTTGCTTTACCAACCAACAAGTTTAGGTCCATTGTTAGGTTAA
- a CDS encoding efflux RND transporter permease subunit produces MLKTFIERPVLSTVISIIIVVLGIISITSLPIEEYPDIAPPTIKVIASYPGANAETVLESVIIPIEEQINGVEGMTYITSTASNTGTAEITVYFNQKIDADIAAVNVQNRVARATPLLPQEVIQTGVTTQKQETSALMFISMYSENTDYDATFIQNYLKINVIPAMQRISGVGDVSVFSQQDYAMRIWLKPEKLAAYGLIPSDITAALKEQNLEAAAGSLGQNNGEAFSYTLTYSGRFKEEKQYGDIVIKALGNGQFLRLNDVAKIELDAQSYASNAMSKGNPAVFMGIFQTKGSNAREIIENIKTTLESVKKDLPEGLDVFVPYDTSLFLNASIEKVISTLMEAFLLVFLVVFLFLQDFRSTLIPAIAVPVSIIGTFFFLNIFGYSINLLTLFALVLAIGIVVDDAIVVVEAVHAKMDEGEKNPKKATLVAMNEISGAIISITLVMAAVFIPVTFITGPTGVFYEQFGVTLIIAILISAVNALTLSPALCALLLKTHKEDEELQRKSPLKRFYTLFNRGFNATVERYGKSLHFLYKRKWIPVLLLVLAVVGIFWATENTPTGFVPNEDRGIIFANIELPAGASLDRTNAVAKDLYGKINGIEGVVAVNFIKGRSLISGAGSNYGFGIIKLADWGERTDPSTSVQAITGKLFGIVSTMPEAKIIFFSPPSIRGFGNSAGFEINLLDKFGGEFKDLDKANKEFAMALMKHPEVQYAQSSFNTNYPQYEMDINVPLAKEKGVPINSIFSTLQGYIGGVYASDFSKFGKQFRVYIQALPDDRATVDDLNSMYVRTNSGEMTPITQFVKLERVYGPQSVTRFNLFNSTTIIGATNEGFSTGDAIRVIEEEVAKLPSNYTVAYSGLTREEVNAGNQTAFIFALSILFVYFLLSAQYESYLLPFAVVLSLPFGVFGAYISTYFFGLENNIYFQIALIMLIGLLAKNAILIVEFALQRRKNGESIVDAAIHGAKSRLRPILMTSFAFILGLMPLVLAKGVGSEGNNSIGTGAVGGMLIGTILGVFVIPILFILFQWLQEKVSSKPAVISQQKEEE; encoded by the coding sequence ATGTTAAAAACATTTATTGAAAGACCCGTGCTTTCAACAGTAATCTCTATTATCATAGTTGTACTAGGGATTATCAGTATTACAAGCTTACCAATAGAAGAATATCCAGATATAGCACCACCAACAATTAAAGTGATTGCTTCTTATCCTGGTGCCAATGCAGAAACCGTTTTAGAAAGTGTAATTATTCCTATAGAAGAGCAAATAAATGGTGTAGAAGGAATGACATACATTACTTCTACGGCATCTAATACAGGTACCGCAGAAATTACCGTTTATTTTAATCAAAAAATAGATGCAGATATTGCGGCTGTAAACGTACAAAATCGTGTAGCTAGAGCAACGCCATTACTGCCTCAAGAGGTAATACAAACTGGTGTAACAACTCAAAAGCAAGAAACAAGTGCTTTAATGTTTATCTCTATGTATTCAGAGAATACAGATTACGATGCTACGTTTATTCAGAATTACTTAAAAATAAACGTTATTCCAGCAATGCAACGTATTAGTGGTGTTGGAGATGTCAGTGTATTTTCTCAACAAGATTATGCAATGCGTATTTGGTTAAAACCAGAAAAATTAGCCGCTTATGGTTTAATTCCTTCGGATATTACAGCCGCTCTAAAAGAACAAAATTTAGAAGCAGCTGCTGGTTCTTTAGGTCAAAATAATGGAGAAGCATTTTCTTATACATTAACCTATAGTGGTCGTTTTAAAGAAGAAAAACAATACGGAGATATTGTTATAAAAGCATTAGGTAACGGACAATTTCTTCGTTTAAATGATGTTGCTAAAATTGAATTAGATGCACAATCTTATGCGTCTAACGCAATGAGTAAAGGAAATCCTGCTGTGTTTATGGGGATTTTTCAAACAAAAGGTTCTAACGCACGAGAAATTATTGAAAACATTAAAACAACTTTAGAAAGCGTTAAAAAAGACCTTCCGGAAGGATTAGATGTATTTGTACCTTATGATACCAGTTTATTTTTAAATGCCTCTATAGAAAAAGTAATTAGTACTTTAATGGAAGCTTTTTTATTGGTATTCTTAGTAGTATTTCTATTCTTACAAGATTTTAGATCTACGTTAATTCCTGCAATTGCAGTACCCGTTTCTATTATTGGTACCTTCTTTTTCTTAAATATTTTTGGATACTCTATTAACCTATTAACACTATTTGCATTAGTCCTCGCCATTGGTATTGTGGTAGATGATGCTATTGTGGTTGTAGAAGCAGTGCATGCAAAGATGGATGAAGGAGAGAAAAATCCGAAGAAAGCAACATTGGTAGCCATGAACGAAATTTCTGGTGCAATTATATCTATTACTTTGGTAATGGCAGCTGTATTTATTCCAGTAACTTTTATTACAGGACCAACGGGTGTATTTTATGAGCAATTTGGAGTTACGTTAATTATTGCCATTCTTATTTCTGCAGTTAACGCATTAACTTTAAGTCCGGCCTTGTGTGCTTTATTATTAAAAACACATAAAGAAGATGAAGAACTACAAAGAAAAAGTCCTTTAAAACGTTTTTACACCTTATTTAATCGTGGTTTTAACGCTACAGTAGAAAGATATGGTAAATCGCTACATTTCTTATACAAAAGAAAATGGATACCTGTTTTATTATTAGTTTTAGCCGTTGTTGGAATCTTTTGGGCAACTGAAAATACACCAACAGGATTTGTACCTAATGAAGATAGAGGAATTATTTTTGCAAATATAGAGTTACCTGCAGGTGCTTCTTTAGATAGAACCAATGCGGTTGCTAAAGATTTATATGGAAAAATAAATGGTATAGAAGGTGTTGTAGCCGTAAACTTTATTAAAGGTAGAAGTTTAATTAGTGGAGCGGGTAGTAATTATGGTTTTGGAATTATAAAACTAGCAGATTGGGGAGAACGTACAGATCCATCAACCTCTGTACAAGCCATTACAGGTAAATTATTTGGAATTGTATCTACAATGCCAGAAGCAAAAATAATTTTCTTCTCGCCACCAAGTATACGTGGATTTGGTAACTCTGCAGGTTTTGAAATAAATTTACTAGATAAATTTGGTGGAGAATTTAAAGACTTAGATAAAGCAAATAAAGAATTTGCCATGGCTTTAATGAAGCATCCAGAAGTACAATACGCACAATCATCTTTCAACACAAATTATCCACAATATGAAATGGATATTAATGTGCCTTTAGCCAAAGAAAAAGGAGTACCAATTAATAGTATCTTCTCTACTTTACAAGGTTATATTGGTGGAGTGTATGCTTCTGATTTTTCTAAATTCGGAAAACAATTTAGAGTGTATATTCAAGCACTACCAGATGACAGAGCAACGGTAGATGATTTAAATAGCATGTATGTTAGAACAAATTCTGGAGAAATGACACCTATTACACAGTTTGTAAAATTAGAACGTGTATATGGACCACAATCAGTAACACGTTTCAATCTATTTAATTCTACAACCATAATAGGTGCTACAAACGAAGGTTTTAGTACAGGAGATGCTATTAGAGTTATTGAAGAAGAAGTTGCAAAATTACCAAGTAACTATACCGTTGCATATTCTGGTTTAACAAGAGAAGAGGTTAACGCTGGTAACCAAACTGCATTTATTTTTGCTTTAAGTATTCTATTTGTATATTTCTTATTAAGTGCACAATACGAAAGTTACTTATTACCTTTTGCTGTTGTATTATCATTACCATTTGGTGTATTTGGAGCATATATAAGTACCTACTTCTTTGGACTCGAAAACAACATTTATTTTCAAATTGCTTTAATTATGTTGATTGGTCTACTCGCCAAGAACGCCATATTAATTGTAGAGTTTGCTTTGCAGCGACGTAAAAATGGAGAAAGTATTGTAGATGCTGCTATTCATGGAGCAAAATCTCGTTTACGTCCTATTTTAATGACTTCATTTGCCTTTATTCTTGGTTTAATGCCATTAGTATTAGCAAAAGGTGTAGGGTCTGAAGGAAACAACTCTATAGGTACAGGTGCCGTTGGAGGAATGTTAATAGGTACTATCTTAGGAGTCTTTGTAATTCCGATACTATTTATATTATTTCAATGGTTACAAGAAAAAGTTTCTAGTAAACCAGCCGTTATTTCTCAACAAAAAGAAGAAGAATAA
- a CDS encoding efflux RND transporter periplasmic adaptor subunit, with product MKHHKLLTLLSLSVFLVLASCAKDAKQSTAAANQPAPSFPVIAMQTKTVTGYKEYPTSIEGIVNSAVRAKVSGYVKKVMVDEGQKVRKGQVLFQLETQSLSQDAGAAKARINVAQVEVNKLIPLVEKNIISAVQLETAKANLAQAKANYSSVSASIGYGTIRSQVDGFVGAINFREGALVSPADPTPLTTVSNISKVYAFFSLNESQYLDFLQNAKGKNLAEKLANYSAINLVLANGSTYAEKGKIETSTGQVNKNTGTISLRAVFNNPNQLLTNGNSGKIQIPTVYENAIVVPQAATYEQQGNIMLFKLDKENKVTSSIIKVKATIDNLYVVTSGVDLNDKIIASGVGKLRNGMAISPKETSFDEALKPVAILFKN from the coding sequence ATGAAACATCATAAATTATTAACACTACTATCACTAAGCGTATTTTTAGTTCTTGCAAGTTGTGCTAAAGATGCAAAACAGTCAACAGCTGCAGCAAACCAACCTGCGCCTTCATTTCCTGTAATTGCAATGCAAACTAAAACAGTAACAGGTTATAAAGAATACCCAACAAGTATAGAAGGTATTGTAAATAGTGCTGTAAGAGCAAAAGTTTCTGGATACGTTAAAAAAGTAATGGTAGACGAAGGGCAGAAAGTACGCAAAGGACAAGTACTTTTTCAACTAGAAACACAATCTTTAAGTCAAGATGCAGGAGCAGCAAAAGCTCGTATTAATGTAGCACAGGTAGAGGTTAACAAATTAATACCTCTAGTAGAAAAAAACATAATAAGTGCAGTACAATTAGAAACTGCTAAAGCAAATTTAGCACAAGCAAAAGCAAATTATAGTAGTGTTTCTGCAAGTATAGGTTATGGTACCATAAGAAGCCAAGTAGATGGTTTTGTGGGTGCTATTAACTTTAGAGAGGGTGCATTGGTTAGTCCTGCAGATCCTACTCCATTAACAACGGTTAGTAATATTAGTAAGGTATATGCTTTTTTTAGTTTAAACGAAAGTCAGTATTTAGACTTTTTACAAAATGCAAAAGGTAAAAACTTAGCAGAAAAACTAGCTAATTATTCTGCTATTAATTTAGTTTTAGCTAACGGAAGTACGTATGCCGAAAAAGGGAAAATAGAAACCAGTACAGGGCAAGTAAATAAAAACACAGGTACTATTAGTTTAAGAGCTGTTTTTAACAATCCTAACCAACTATTAACAAATGGTAATAGTGGTAAAATTCAAATTCCAACAGTTTACGAAAATGCCATTGTGGTTCCGCAAGCAGCAACTTATGAGCAACAAGGAAACATTATGTTATTTAAGTTAGATAAAGAAAATAAAGTTACAAGCTCTATTATTAAGGTAAAAGCAACTATAGATAATTTATATGTGGTAACATCTGGTGTAGATTTAAACGATAAAATTATAGCATCTGGAGTTGGTAAATTAAGAAATGGTATGGCTATTTCCCCTAAAGAAACTTCTTTTGATGAAGCTCTTAAACCAGTAGCAATCTTATTTAAAAACTAG
- a CDS encoding TetR/AcrR family transcriptional regulator: protein MVSKQELLECSITNFIKFGSKRFSMNQLASELGISKKTIYKHFKNKDELISKGVRFIVDKYLHEVGKILKKTEDPIERILLIQKNSFQYLNYFQPAFLYGIKKYYHNADVLFEDFKVDFIKNTLKPLLEEAIEKEYLRKSLNIDLFCYLYFTRIKNFVFDPKNLFEIYGIEVVFEHLILNNLRGYITANYKDTKKLFT, encoded by the coding sequence ATGGTTAGTAAACAAGAGCTTTTAGAATGTTCTATTACAAACTTTATCAAGTTTGGAAGCAAGCGTTTTTCTATGAATCAGCTTGCTTCTGAACTTGGTATTTCTAAAAAAACCATCTACAAACACTTTAAAAATAAAGACGAACTCATTTCTAAAGGGGTTCGTTTTATTGTAGATAAATATTTACACGAAGTAGGTAAAATTCTAAAAAAAACAGAAGATCCTATAGAAAGAATTCTCTTAATTCAGAAAAATAGTTTTCAATATCTAAACTATTTTCAACCTGCTTTCTTATACGGAATTAAGAAATATTACCACAATGCAGATGTTCTTTTCGAGGATTTTAAAGTCGATTTTATAAAAAACACTTTAAAACCTTTGCTTGAAGAGGCTATAGAAAAAGAGTATCTTCGCAAAAGTTTAAACATAGATTTGTTTTGCTATTTGTATTTTACTAGAATTAAAAACTTTGTTTTTGATCCTAAAAATCTTTTTGAAATTTATGGTATCGAGGTGGTTTTTGAACATCTTATTCTAAATAATTTACGAGGGTATATTACAGCAAATTACAAAGACACAAAAAAATTATTTACTTAA
- a CDS encoding GbsR/MarR family transcriptional regulator, producing the protein MKEEICKKKMDLVERLGVHLENREQLAPVAARILAYIILTGKKGATFEDMVSILCASKSTISTHLNHLQDLNKIEYFTKTGDRKKYFIINKDTIIQHVDRMISHWQEERSIHLEIKDYKEKQNSLKIENEEDKFDLSFHNDYVKFIDEASFSVKTLREKLINNQFHI; encoded by the coding sequence ATGAAAGAAGAAATCTGCAAGAAAAAAATGGATTTAGTAGAAAGACTAGGTGTTCATTTAGAAAACAGGGAACAGTTAGCTCCTGTTGCTGCTCGTATTTTAGCATATATAATTTTAACAGGTAAAAAAGGAGCCACTTTTGAAGACATGGTAAGTATTTTATGCGCAAGTAAAAGTACCATATCTACCCATTTAAATCATTTACAAGACTTAAATAAAATAGAGTATTTCACCAAAACAGGAGATCGTAAAAAATATTTTATCATTAATAAAGATACTATTATTCAACATGTAGATAGAATGATAAGCCATTGGCAAGAAGAACGCTCAATACATTTAGAAATTAAAGACTATAAAGAAAAACAGAACAGTCTAAAAATTGAAAATGAAGAAGATAAATTCGATTTAAGTTTTCACAACGATTATGTTAAGTTTATAGATGAAGCATCATTTTCAGTAAAAACATTAAGAGAAAAATTAATAAACAACCAATTCCATATTTAA
- a CDS encoding TerB family tellurite resistance protein yields the protein MAILDLYPKGKHKQEIGHFANIVKIAKIDGEITDDEKELLIRMGKNLNLTLDEFAVILSNPEKFPTNAPANYEDRIERLYRLAKMILVDGEAKLIEVQLMRKIAVRLHFSHENAEKVCDEAIHLVLNDNSLEDFTEAIKKVHNS from the coding sequence ATGGCAATATTAGATTTATATCCTAAAGGAAAACACAAACAAGAAATCGGGCATTTTGCAAATATTGTAAAAATTGCAAAAATAGACGGAGAAATTACAGATGATGAAAAAGAATTATTAATACGAATGGGTAAGAACTTAAACTTAACGTTAGATGAGTTTGCTGTTATTCTTAGTAATCCAGAAAAATTTCCAACAAATGCACCTGCAAATTATGAAGATAGAATAGAACGTTTGTATCGTTTGGCTAAAATGATTTTAGTAGATGGAGAAGCAAAGTTAATAGAAGTTCAATTGATGAGAAAAATTGCTGTTCGCTTACATTTTTCTCATGAAAATGCAGAAAAAGTTTGTGATGAAGCCATTCATTTAGTTTTAAATGATAACAGTTTAGAAGATTTTACAGAGGCTATTAAAAAAGTACATAACTCTTAA